One window of Acropora palmata chromosome 1, jaAcrPala1.3, whole genome shotgun sequence genomic DNA carries:
- the LOC141877885 gene encoding uncharacterized protein LOC141877885 isoform X2, translating to MTGTSRTMTCLWPCNYQNVFTHFTGSVFEYYYKRECQHSSDNAIQWLSKQSHSKIRESEAKEQLLQIGRNR from the exons GAACCTCGAGGACAATGACTTGCCTTTGGCCCTGCAATTATCAAAATGTCTTTACACATTTCACTGGTTCAGTATTTGAATACTACTATAAGCGGGAGTGTCAA CACAGCAGTGATAATGCCATACAATGGCTGAGCAAACAATCCCACAGCAAGATCCGAGAAAGCGAGGCCAAGGAACAACTTCTTCAAATTGGCAGGAATCGTTGA
- the LOC141877909 gene encoding melanocortin receptor 4-like: MYSLCVLNMINSLVASLGNFLVIRALWKSSSIPCNLRKFFISLALSDLAVGLWAELLYGAVIAVMLSETGSGNRKPPEYLCPSLITFSYFLGSFLACASFLNITAIAVDRHLALSLHLRYQEIVTSKRVVRALVCLWTVSVIYSAVFVSVYKISSVGTIVIEVSGLLVAAVAYIRIYQVVRYHQVTIERHLQLQYEQAVELLREKKSAINCLFVYLAFVTCYLPHLCAIILMIVRSTSISLVAAYHGTSFVLLLNSSLNPILYCWRYREIREIVKRNLKAIFRRKDAN, translated from the coding sequence ATGTACAGCCTCTGCGTTTTGAATATGATAAACTCACTCGTGGCCAGCCTCGGAAACTTTCTCGTCATTCGAGCTCTGTGGAAATCTTCGTCTATCCCTTGTAATTTAAGGAAGTTCTTCATAAGTCTGGCTCTTTCAGATCTTGCTGTGGGTTTGTGGGCAGAATTACTCTATGGTGCTGTCATCGCGGTCATGTTGAGTGAAACAGGCTCAGGAAATCGAAAACCTCCTGAATATCTCTGTCCAAGTTTAATAACGTTTTCATATTTTCTGGGAAGTTTTCTTGCTTGTGCATCGTTCCTGAACATAACGGCTATTGCTGTGGATCGACATCTCGCCCTGTCTCTCCACCTACGCTACCAAGAAATTGTCACTTCAAAACGCGTTGTCAGAGCTCTGGTGTGCTTATGGACAGTAAGTGTAATTTACAGTGCTGTATTCGTTTCTGTTTACAAGATCAGCAGCGTTGGAACAATTGTTATTGAAGTCTCTGGACTTCTCGTGGCGGCTGTAGCATACATTCGGATTTATCAAGTCGTAAGGTATCACCAAGTTACAATAGAACGCCATCTTCAACTGCAGTACGAGCAAGCAGTCGAACTTCTTCGAGAAAAGAAGTCggctattaattgtttatttgtctattTGGCTTTTGTAACCTGTTATCTGCCACATTTATGCGCTATCATATTGATGATAGTCCGTTCTACAAGTATATCATTAGTCGCTGCCTATCACGGGACATCTTTTGTTTTACTCCTCAATTCCTCATTAAACCCTATCCTCTACTGTTGGCGATATCGCGAAATTCGTGAAATTGTCAAACGCAATCTTAAGGCAATTTTTCGAAGAAAAGACGCTAACTAA